A single region of the Gracilibacillus caseinilyticus genome encodes:
- a CDS encoding GNAT family N-acetyltransferase has translation MQLTTRKINKDTANLILDWQYQAPYDFYNNENNEETRSEFLDGSYQAVFTDSGELFGFFCTGPNAQIPVAGKLGLYRESMIDVGLGMNPFYAGSGHGYAFCSFILQCIRKQNKKLPLRLSVATFNKRAIHLYEQLGFAEQHSFNTDAATFITMVKV, from the coding sequence ATGCAGTTAACTACCAGAAAAATAAATAAAGATACCGCCAACCTAATTTTGGATTGGCAATACCAAGCACCATATGATTTTTATAATAATGAGAATAATGAAGAAACTAGAAGTGAATTCCTAGATGGTTCCTATCAAGCTGTTTTTACCGATTCTGGTGAGTTATTCGGATTTTTCTGCACAGGACCGAATGCTCAGATACCTGTTGCTGGAAAATTAGGGTTATACCGCGAATCAATGATTGATGTTGGGCTTGGAATGAACCCATTCTATGCAGGTAGTGGACACGGCTATGCATTTTGCTCTTTTATTCTTCAATGCATACGAAAGCAAAATAAAAAATTGCCATTACGCTTATCTGTTGCAACTTTTAATAAAAGAGCGATTCATTTGTACGAGCAACTCGGATTCGCGGAACAGCATTCTTTTAATACGGATGCTGCAACATTTATTACGATGGTGAAAGTGTAA
- a CDS encoding LCP family protein, translating into MRLAFHYVMDQETAKDMMPRDIYVEIFNSQGEVIVKAKLLHASVYNSTIGPVMQTVSHFFQVPIDYYAVVPEEKLHSRLEIDRNQMINKEPSFSDIQTLLNERETNIPSVTLEELQAVKDDVGTVEVGYNRWDTDTI; encoded by the coding sequence GTGCGATTAGCTTTTCATTATGTGATGGATCAAGAAACAGCTAAAGATATGATGCCGAGAGATATATATGTAGAGATCTTCAATTCTCAAGGAGAAGTAATTGTCAAGGCTAAGCTGCTGCACGCCTCTGTATACAATTCAACTATTGGACCAGTTATGCAAACAGTATCTCATTTCTTTCAGGTACCCATTGATTATTATGCCGTTGTTCCTGAAGAGAAACTACATTCACGATTAGAGATTGATAGAAATCAAATGATCAACAAGGAACCAAGCTTTTCTGATATTCAGACACTTCTGAATGAAAGGGAGACAAATATACCAAGCGTTACATTGGAAGAACTACAGGCAGTGAAAGATGATGTCGGTACTGTTGAGGTTGGATATAATAGATGGGATACAGACACAATTTAA
- a CDS encoding heavy metal translocating P-type ATPase: MTDKASIEKTACCSNSVQDSKQTDSCCSSSETIEKSTSCGNDSEQSVPAEQNVQGELQEYRISGMDCPSCALSIEKGLYDVDGIEKATVHYNTGKLKVVGQDSFLFDEVEEVVQKLGFSAEPINNNKNIKIYRVEGMDCGGCAQSIEKHLNGVSGVASASVSFSTGKIKVNHQTSIEDIVTEVNKIGYKAIPLETGAKATEVKSQNEYRPIIFSGIVIALGFIGSFTTLSPIISNFLYAIAMVISGYKPVKSAFFAVKSRSLDMNVLMSSAVIGAALIGEWFEGATVVWLFALGTALQNQSIEKTRKSIQSLMELAPAEAWIKVGSELKQKPVEDIRVGEVVVVKPGDRIPLDGDITDGETSVNQAPITGESIPVDKNSGDSVYAGTINESGSIEVRVTKLVEDTAIAKIIHLVEEAQEQKAPTQAFIDKFANIYTPIVFALALAVIVLPPLFGLGSWGEWGYKGLALLVVACPCALVISTPVAIVSAIGNAAKNGVLIKGGTFLEKAGAIKAIAFDKTGTLTEGKPVVSDVKRIATTEQELLSIAFTLENYSTHPIAKTIVAYAKEKEVQVKQGELFKTITGKGVQATIDGELYFAGNLKLFEEMNVPLDTVKKELQHLQNQGKTVVIIGTAMEITGIIAVSDNLRHTTVSALKGLQGAGVDEVVMLTGDNQGTAKRIAGEANVTRYFAELMPEDKVSVIKQLRSEGYDVAMVGDGINDAPALATADLGIAMGGAGTDTAMETADIVLMADNLEKLPHTMKLSKKALTIIKQNIWFSLIVKLIAFVLIFPGWLTLWMAVLSDTGAALIVILNALRLVKFKE; the protein is encoded by the coding sequence ATGACAGATAAAGCCAGTATCGAGAAAACAGCATGCTGCAGTAATTCAGTCCAAGATTCGAAACAAACAGATTCGTGCTGCAGCAGTTCGGAAACTATTGAAAAATCAACTAGTTGTGGCAACGATTCCGAGCAGTCTGTGCCAGCTGAGCAAAATGTCCAAGGCGAGCTACAGGAATACCGTATTTCTGGAATGGACTGTCCTTCTTGCGCTCTATCAATAGAAAAAGGGTTGTATGATGTAGATGGTATTGAGAAGGCAACTGTTCATTATAATACTGGAAAGCTAAAAGTTGTTGGCCAGGATTCCTTTTTGTTTGATGAGGTTGAAGAGGTTGTGCAGAAGCTAGGCTTTAGTGCTGAACCGATAAATAACAACAAAAACATAAAAATATATCGTGTCGAAGGAATGGATTGCGGCGGCTGCGCTCAAAGTATAGAAAAACACTTAAATGGTGTTTCTGGGGTGGCAAGTGCGAGTGTCAGTTTTTCAACAGGAAAAATAAAGGTTAACCATCAAACAAGCATAGAAGACATTGTTACCGAAGTAAATAAAATTGGTTACAAAGCTATTCCGTTAGAGACTGGTGCTAAGGCGACGGAAGTTAAATCACAAAATGAATATAGGCCAATCATTTTTTCTGGAATCGTAATCGCGCTAGGTTTTATCGGTTCTTTTACGACCTTGTCGCCAATTATCTCAAACTTTTTATATGCGATTGCGATGGTAATCAGTGGCTATAAGCCTGTCAAAAGTGCTTTTTTTGCTGTGAAAAGTCGCTCGTTGGATATGAATGTTCTGATGTCATCTGCGGTAATCGGTGCAGCGTTGATAGGTGAATGGTTTGAGGGAGCAACCGTTGTCTGGTTGTTTGCATTAGGTACAGCCCTTCAAAATCAATCGATCGAAAAAACGAGAAAATCAATTCAAAGCTTAATGGAACTCGCGCCAGCAGAAGCCTGGATCAAAGTCGGTTCTGAATTAAAGCAGAAGCCTGTAGAAGATATTCGTGTGGGAGAGGTTGTGGTTGTCAAACCAGGTGATCGTATCCCATTAGATGGTGACATTACAGATGGCGAAACAAGTGTGAATCAGGCCCCGATTACCGGTGAATCGATTCCGGTAGACAAAAACAGTGGAGATAGTGTTTATGCTGGTACGATAAATGAAAGTGGTTCAATTGAAGTAAGAGTCACGAAGCTTGTGGAAGATACGGCGATCGCCAAGATCATTCACCTGGTGGAAGAAGCTCAAGAACAAAAGGCACCTACTCAAGCATTTATCGATAAGTTTGCCAACATTTATACGCCGATTGTTTTTGCTTTAGCCTTAGCAGTGATTGTGTTACCGCCATTATTTGGGCTTGGCAGCTGGGGCGAATGGGGATATAAAGGCCTTGCGTTACTAGTTGTAGCATGTCCATGTGCATTAGTTATTTCTACGCCGGTTGCCATTGTTTCTGCGATCGGTAATGCAGCCAAAAACGGCGTATTGATAAAAGGTGGAACGTTTTTAGAAAAAGCTGGAGCAATTAAAGCAATCGCCTTCGACAAAACGGGTACATTGACGGAAGGAAAACCAGTTGTCTCTGATGTGAAAAGGATCGCCACAACCGAACAAGAGCTGCTATCGATTGCTTTCACCTTAGAAAATTACTCGACGCATCCTATTGCAAAAACAATCGTAGCGTATGCCAAGGAAAAGGAAGTTCAGGTTAAACAAGGTGAATTATTCAAGACGATTACCGGTAAAGGTGTGCAGGCCACAATTGATGGAGAGCTTTATTTTGCAGGGAACCTGAAGCTGTTTGAAGAAATGAACGTTCCGTTAGATACTGTGAAAAAAGAGTTACAGCATTTGCAAAATCAAGGAAAAACAGTTGTGATTATCGGAACAGCAATGGAAATCACTGGTATCATCGCTGTATCCGATAACCTTCGCCATACAACGGTAAGTGCCTTGAAAGGATTGCAAGGTGCTGGTGTAGACGAAGTGGTTATGTTAACAGGAGATAATCAAGGTACAGCAAAAAGAATAGCGGGCGAGGCAAATGTGACACGCTACTTTGCTGAATTAATGCCAGAGGACAAAGTGAGCGTTATTAAACAATTACGGTCAGAAGGCTATGATGTTGCGATGGTCGGTGATGGCATTAACGATGCTCCTGCATTAGCAACTGCTGACTTAGGCATCGCCATGGGTGGTGCCGGAACTGATACGGCAATGGAAACAGCAGATATTGTACTCATGGCTGATAACTTAGAGAAGCTGCCGCATACAATGAAATTAAGCAAAAAAGCCCTAACCATTATTAAACAAAATATTTGGTTTTCCTTAATCGTGAAGCTGATTGCTTTCGTGCTTATTTTTCCAGGATGGCTCACACTGTGGATGGCGGTGTTGAGTGATACCGGAGCAGCGTTGATTGTTATCTTAAATGCACTGCGATTAGTGAAATTTAAAGAGTAA
- a CDS encoding methyl-accepting chemotaxis protein, which produces MKGNQILIFYTLLIAILSMAMMVLVLDFFSFAITSMYFVISVISVLVLATGLAMLLLKWKPLASKEDHLAEETVTNGSEMDDDTKELSSKTAAAAMQLQSTTKETSDAISEISTTMQDMASGVDTQANEIQEANQTSGQIFFSLKEIEESFNFVSEISAQAIEQSRNGDEAVVKIMNQMELIGDQVNQSIEVVHQLDQKTNQVGDILSLITDISNQTNLLALNAAIEAARAGEHGQGFSVVADEVRKLAEQTNNATNQTQGLIQEIQAGTAEVTNVISKGGQSIKDGAALNENVKEVFHEIAENIDEVDEFIQDLKSAIFDVTNNMHQMSTSMTKVSEEVTGSNANIENVVAVIEELNASMQEVSSSAHILSDIANTLDEKVN; this is translated from the coding sequence ATGAAAGGCAACCAGATTTTAATCTTTTATACCTTACTCATTGCTATTCTTTCGATGGCCATGATGGTCCTTGTCCTGGACTTTTTCTCTTTTGCTATAACCAGTATGTATTTTGTAATTAGCGTCATTTCCGTGCTTGTATTAGCTACAGGACTGGCCATGCTGTTGTTAAAATGGAAGCCACTTGCTTCTAAGGAAGATCATTTAGCAGAAGAAACTGTAACAAATGGGTCTGAGATGGATGACGATACAAAAGAGCTTTCTTCAAAAACAGCAGCAGCAGCGATGCAATTACAGTCTACAACTAAAGAGACAAGTGATGCTATCTCAGAAATCTCAACTACCATGCAGGACATGGCTTCAGGGGTCGATACACAAGCCAATGAAATACAGGAAGCAAATCAAACGTCTGGACAAATTTTCTTTAGCCTCAAAGAGATTGAGGAGAGTTTTAATTTTGTTTCGGAAATATCTGCACAGGCGATAGAACAATCCAGAAATGGCGATGAAGCTGTAGTGAAGATCATGAACCAAATGGAGCTTATTGGTGATCAAGTCAATCAATCTATTGAAGTGGTTCATCAATTAGATCAAAAAACAAATCAGGTTGGCGATATTTTGTCGTTGATTACGGACATTTCTAATCAGACAAATCTATTAGCACTTAACGCAGCAATTGAAGCAGCTCGCGCAGGAGAACACGGACAAGGATTCTCTGTTGTTGCTGATGAGGTAAGAAAATTAGCTGAACAAACGAACAATGCAACCAATCAAACTCAAGGATTGATCCAAGAAATTCAAGCAGGTACAGCGGAAGTGACGAACGTTATTTCTAAAGGGGGACAATCGATAAAAGATGGTGCAGCCCTTAATGAAAATGTAAAGGAAGTCTTCCACGAAATTGCTGAAAATATTGATGAAGTGGACGAATTCATCCAAGACCTAAAATCAGCCATATTTGATGTAACCAACAACATGCACCAAATGTCTACTTCGATGACAAAAGTGTCCGAAGAAGTAACTGGATCTAATGCCAATATCGAAAACGTGGTGGCTGTTATAGAAGAATTAAATGCCTCTATGCAGGAAGTCTCAAGTTCGGCACACATTCTTTCAGATATAGCAAACACGTTAGATGAGAAAGTTAACTAA
- a CDS encoding DUF2332 domain-containing protein, protein MSVSQLSKVFRTFAERECTGSSPLYEYLSLKIADDSELIALASHAKQGQPIPNLLFGAVHFLLLTGKDHKLKEFYPSIVDNPSSVRDSFPYFKDFCLNHSSEIKDMIQNKLVQTNEVRRCAYLFPVFQYIFDTVHKPLAQIEIGTSAGLQLLWDKYSYSYGSNEIYGNRNADVHLYSIIKKGKMPFLKDNIPPVANRIGVDLHTVDLKKETEYLWLNALIWPEHHERRVLFQKASRCVKENHLTLIDGDGVELLPNLTENISNDYCICVFHTHVANQMPEDAVNKLLHHVKMIGENREIFHIYNNIEDRDLHLQYYVDGTEYVKRIGQTDGHGRWFTWELPKRIL, encoded by the coding sequence ATGTCAGTATCGCAGCTATCAAAAGTATTTAGAACCTTTGCCGAAAGGGAATGTACAGGTTCAAGCCCTTTATATGAATATTTATCCTTGAAAATTGCTGATGATTCGGAGTTGATAGCTTTAGCATCTCATGCGAAACAAGGTCAACCCATTCCGAATTTATTATTTGGCGCTGTACATTTTTTGTTATTAACAGGAAAGGATCATAAACTTAAAGAATTTTATCCGAGTATTGTTGATAATCCAAGTAGTGTAAGAGATTCTTTCCCATATTTTAAAGATTTCTGCTTGAATCATTCTTCCGAAATTAAAGACATGATACAGAACAAATTAGTACAAACCAATGAAGTAAGACGCTGTGCCTATCTGTTTCCTGTATTTCAGTATATTTTTGATACTGTTCATAAACCGTTAGCTCAAATAGAAATAGGGACAAGCGCTGGCTTGCAATTGCTTTGGGATAAATACAGCTATTCTTATGGTTCAAATGAAATCTATGGAAATAGAAATGCTGACGTGCATCTGTACTCTATTATAAAAAAAGGAAAAATGCCGTTTCTTAAAGACAATATACCTCCTGTAGCCAATAGGATCGGAGTGGATTTACATACGGTTGATTTAAAGAAAGAGACAGAATATCTTTGGCTGAATGCCTTGATTTGGCCAGAGCATCACGAAAGACGAGTATTATTTCAAAAAGCATCACGGTGTGTAAAAGAGAACCATTTGACATTAATTGATGGTGATGGAGTAGAGCTGCTTCCGAACCTAACTGAAAATATTTCAAACGATTATTGTATTTGTGTTTTCCATACCCATGTGGCCAACCAAATGCCTGAAGATGCAGTAAATAAGCTGCTTCATCATGTGAAAATGATTGGCGAAAACAGAGAAATATTCCACATTTATAACAACATAGAAGATAGAGATTTACACCTTCAGTATTATGTAGATGGAACAGAGTATGTTAAAAGAATTGGGCAGACGGATGGGCATGGCAGATGGTTTACTTGGGAATTACCAAAAAGGATTTTGTGA
- a CDS encoding HAAS domain-containing protein, translated as MKLSAKSTDFLENLRLYLFSSGKNTNESDEIIEELESHLYEAEKAGKNVDDIISMSPKAFMEQIADEVPFDLLNLLKYVPIIFLGGFSYILLGQVIIGDVSYSIIQLIGYPLILLSFLLITSVLFRMIASRNLTQVTEWLLISLPGILVISFFIGLHYLNDYVHSPVILFGDSAAIVTAILAICILIAIALWSKTWFSIIIPIILFLPEAAVRMTAFPENTKLIITSVLTFVLLYIITVTTTRKKKG; from the coding sequence ATGAAACTTTCTGCTAAAAGTACAGATTTTTTAGAAAACCTGAGATTGTATTTGTTTTCAAGCGGAAAAAACACGAATGAAAGCGATGAAATTATTGAAGAATTAGAAAGTCACTTATACGAGGCAGAAAAAGCGGGAAAAAATGTAGATGACATCATTAGCATGTCACCAAAAGCATTTATGGAGCAAATCGCAGATGAAGTCCCCTTTGATTTACTAAATCTGTTGAAGTATGTTCCGATTATTTTTCTTGGAGGATTCTCTTATATACTCTTAGGTCAAGTGATCATAGGCGACGTCTCCTACTCTATCATTCAACTTATTGGCTATCCTTTGATTTTGTTAAGTTTTTTATTAATCACTTCCGTCCTATTTAGAATGATCGCAAGTAGAAATCTGACACAAGTAACAGAATGGCTATTGATCTCACTTCCTGGTATTTTGGTGATTTCCTTTTTTATCGGATTACATTATTTAAATGACTATGTTCATTCACCCGTTATACTCTTTGGAGATAGCGCTGCTATTGTCACCGCTATTCTGGCAATTTGTATATTGATTGCAATTGCTTTATGGAGTAAGACATGGTTTTCCATTATCATTCCGATTATATTATTTTTACCAGAAGCGGCTGTACGAATGACAGCTTTTCCTGAGAATACGAAATTAATTATAACTAGTGTCCTTACTTTCGTATTGTTATATATTATAACGGTAACTACTACCCGAAAAAAGAAAGGTTGA
- a CDS encoding ArsR/SmtB family transcription factor codes for MLTIDVDTKIKFLHGFSHKTRIQILECIKNTEKTVSQIVEDIDGNQSNISQHLACLKGCGIIVGRQQGKYMYYSLGNQQVRDLLSMFDDVLMDIQQDVETCENHIAGSEC; via the coding sequence ATGCTAACGATTGATGTCGATACAAAAATAAAATTTTTACACGGATTTTCTCATAAAACACGCATTCAAATTCTGGAATGTATAAAAAACACAGAAAAAACGGTCTCGCAAATTGTGGAGGATATTGATGGGAACCAGTCGAATATTTCACAACACCTTGCCTGCTTGAAAGGCTGTGGAATTATTGTTGGCAGACAACAAGGTAAATATATGTATTACAGTTTGGGAAATCAGCAGGTGCGGGATTTATTATCCATGTTTGATGATGTATTGATGGACATTCAACAAGACGTGGAAACCTGTGAAAATCACATTGCAGGTAGTGAGTGTTAA
- a CDS encoding VOC family protein produces MSRGLIHHNELYVSDLKSSLTFWGWFLEELGYESFQSWDSGHSWKMGGTYIVFVQAEERFMDISYHRCRVGLNHLAFHASSRQHVDDMTRQLEQKGLKILYTDKHPFAGGNDHYAVYFEDPDRIKVELVAP; encoded by the coding sequence ATGTCAAGAGGACTAATTCACCATAATGAACTATATGTATCCGATTTAAAAAGTTCCCTTACCTTTTGGGGCTGGTTTTTAGAGGAATTAGGATATGAATCATTCCAATCGTGGGATAGTGGACACAGTTGGAAAATGGGAGGGACCTATATTGTTTTTGTGCAAGCAGAAGAAAGGTTTATGGACATTTCCTATCATAGATGCCGAGTAGGTCTAAACCATTTAGCATTCCACGCAAGTTCCCGTCAACATGTAGATGACATGACAAGACAGCTGGAACAAAAAGGTTTGAAAATCCTTTACACAGATAAGCATCCCTTTGCAGGTGGAAATGATCATTACGCCGTTTATTTCGAGGATCCAGACAGAATAAAGGTCGAATTGGTAGCACCTTGA
- a CDS encoding PadR family transcriptional regulator: protein MSSTQILKGILEGCLLSIIAKGEIYGYEMTEKLNSYGFTMVSEGSIYPLLLRMKKEELVATHHKKIPSGGPKRKYYTLTPKGEDELKEFKQKWSAISESVHELLGKEG, encoded by the coding sequence TTGTCTTCAACTCAAATTCTAAAAGGTATTCTTGAAGGTTGCCTCCTCTCCATTATCGCAAAGGGAGAAATTTACGGATATGAAATGACGGAAAAACTTAATAGTTATGGTTTTACTATGGTGAGTGAAGGCAGCATTTATCCCTTATTACTACGAATGAAAAAAGAAGAACTGGTAGCTACTCATCATAAGAAGATTCCATCAGGTGGACCAAAGCGGAAATACTACACGTTAACTCCAAAGGGCGAAGATGAATTGAAAGAATTTAAGCAAAAATGGAGCGCGATCTCTGAAAGTGTCCATGAATTATTAGGGAAGGAAGGATGA
- a CDS encoding carboxymuconolactone decarboxylase family protein gives MNKQELGWKKVDELGGTRGIKAIKAMEDASPRLARLALEFGYADVYENDNLDVKQRALVTLSSLISQGDAGRGLHYHFYAALNVGLKQEEVLEVINHCSAYVGFPKAIHALHIFQEVAEEFENNN, from the coding sequence GTGAATAAGCAAGAATTAGGTTGGAAAAAAGTTGATGAATTGGGTGGGACAAGAGGTATTAAAGCCATCAAGGCGATGGAAGATGCTTCTCCTCGTCTAGCAAGACTTGCCTTAGAGTTTGGCTATGCGGATGTGTATGAAAATGACAATTTAGATGTAAAGCAGAGGGCACTTGTGACACTATCATCACTAATTTCGCAAGGTGATGCTGGCAGAGGACTTCACTATCATTTTTATGCTGCTTTAAACGTTGGGTTAAAGCAAGAGGAAGTATTAGAAGTGATCAATCATTGCAGTGCATATGTTGGTTTCCCTAAAGCAATTCATGCATTGCATATATTCCAGGAAGTAGCCGAAGAATTCGAAAATAATAACTAG
- a CDS encoding thiamine pyrophosphate-binding protein: protein MVSLATNLVKVIKQLGCEQAFGIPGKPITPLIMEMENQGINFVLSRHECGAGYMATGYALQNQSLGVALGTSGPGGTNLLTAAGQAKAFNAPVLFITGHPPLGESGKALGQDSSMFGTDLVELFKPLTLFSAKVEDATLLSSYLQHALQKALTGKMGPVHLSIPLDILTQEVPDLDMPNWQIADNPISANLSQVKQLLSTAQKPVILVGKGAHRSKAYQELQTFAEDWQIPVMTTPGGKGAFPTHHPLSLGSFGLGGTAAAETYIEDGIDIMIVIGTRLSDMSTAGLSPNLYPKHIIQFDQEEVFVGKTILVDTLLVKGDAKQNLSKLISQYAPDQPVHKRNLTAYWVEENKARELIAKNEPNNNRLSTATVMLHLRDFLPPDTVVFGDDGSHTFYGIKYFDTLKPGTFYFDDVFGAMGHGLGLAIGASLVKQDQPIVSFVGDGCFMMHGMELSAAVDQQANITFVVFNNGMLDMVDKGMKVGLGKAAGTTYQYGIDATQFGVSIGMESIRCHSIHELEAAIKQAIETDGPSIVEVFTRQDEVPPTLKRG from the coding sequence TTGGTTAGCTTAGCTACTAATTTAGTAAAAGTTATAAAACAATTAGGCTGTGAACAGGCATTCGGAATTCCGGGAAAACCCATTACGCCGTTAATTATGGAAATGGAAAACCAAGGTATTAACTTTGTGCTTTCTCGGCATGAATGTGGAGCAGGTTACATGGCAACAGGATATGCATTGCAGAATCAATCTCTTGGCGTTGCTCTTGGTACATCTGGCCCCGGGGGAACGAACTTGCTTACTGCAGCTGGACAAGCCAAAGCATTTAATGCGCCGGTATTATTCATCACAGGCCATCCGCCTTTAGGAGAAAGTGGAAAAGCACTTGGACAGGATTCTAGTATGTTTGGAACTGACCTTGTTGAACTATTTAAACCACTGACGCTTTTTAGTGCCAAAGTAGAAGATGCTACACTACTATCCAGTTACTTACAACATGCACTTCAAAAGGCACTCACTGGAAAAATGGGGCCTGTCCACCTATCTATTCCACTTGATATATTGACACAGGAAGTACCTGACTTAGACATGCCAAATTGGCAAATAGCGGATAATCCTATCTCCGCTAACTTAAGCCAAGTAAAGCAATTATTATCAACAGCTCAGAAGCCCGTCATTTTAGTAGGTAAAGGAGCACATCGCTCTAAAGCCTATCAGGAGCTCCAAACTTTTGCAGAAGACTGGCAGATACCTGTCATGACTACACCTGGTGGCAAAGGCGCCTTTCCAACGCATCACCCGTTATCCCTTGGCAGCTTCGGCCTGGGAGGAACAGCTGCAGCGGAAACTTATATCGAAGACGGCATTGACATCATGATTGTAATCGGAACCCGTTTATCGGACATGTCAACTGCAGGTCTAAGTCCGAATCTTTATCCTAAACACATCATTCAATTTGATCAAGAGGAAGTCTTTGTAGGTAAAACAATCTTAGTTGACACGCTGCTTGTCAAAGGAGATGCGAAGCAAAATTTATCTAAACTCATCTCGCAATATGCTCCTGATCAACCTGTACACAAACGTAACCTTACGGCTTATTGGGTAGAGGAAAACAAAGCAAGAGAATTAATCGCAAAGAATGAACCGAATAACAATCGGCTCTCCACAGCAACTGTCATGTTACATCTAAGAGATTTCTTACCACCTGACACAGTTGTTTTTGGTGATGATGGCAGTCACACATTCTATGGCATTAAGTATTTCGACACCTTAAAACCTGGTACCTTTTATTTTGACGATGTCTTTGGTGCTATGGGGCACGGACTTGGATTAGCTATTGGTGCTTCTTTAGTCAAACAGGATCAACCTATTGTCTCTTTTGTTGGAGATGGTTGTTTCATGATGCACGGAATGGAGCTTTCGGCCGCTGTCGATCAACAAGCAAATATTACGTTCGTCGTGTTTAATAATGGCATGCTCGATATGGTAGACAAAGGAATGAAAGTTGGCCTCGGCAAAGCGGCAGGTACAACTTACCAATATGGTATCGACGCTACTCAATTTGGTGTCTCAATAGGTATGGAAAGCATCCGATGTCACAGTATTCATGAATTAGAAGCAGCTATTAAACAAGCGATAGAAACAGATGGACCGTCTATTGTCGAAGTTTTTACACGTCAGGATGAGGTACCGCCTACGTTGAAGAGAGGTTAA